A genomic region of Raphanus sativus cultivar WK10039 chromosome 6, ASM80110v3, whole genome shotgun sequence contains the following coding sequences:
- the LOC108820155 gene encoding uncharacterized protein LOC108820155 encodes MMLDPLPQCLFKEGSETQVEKINNTCRTSILKEVEKYIQADYKDVLADPLFAQVMDIYVHQLQYSGRVIHTFVCKQLLTSNLHELWFHYARRPLRFSMQEFYAITGLKYEDDEPDLDIDNWKYDKGFWAKLLRRKGKISLEEIRKVHLKNCNTWSRVDRLRMVYLCVICGIIMAKNERVAIPHKYIKLVMDFEKMRKYPWGLHSFDMLVTSIIEARDKVKTQNSYVLDGFSYAFQIWLMEAIPDIGSLLGQKLQQGVTSMRCRNWKGSAKVSYDDITSLESTFGSTGDVFPYLSSTGSYNVVLGEEFKRASEMKDERVDLVMEMIEKKYDWSKHEWGFKETVEPFVDSSDEAPSGSRASAPSRTRATGPSGSRASAPSRSGGPANAAKTRSQTKVNKK; translated from the exons ATGATGTTGGATCCGTTGCCTCAGTGTCTATTCAAAGAGGGAAGTGAAACACAAGTGGAGAAGATTAACAACACTTGTCGAACATCCATACTTAAGGAGGTGGAGAAGTACATTCAAGCCGACTATAAGGATGTGTTGGCTGATCCGCTATTTGCTCAGGTTATGGACATTTATGTTCACCAGCTTCAGTATTCGGGGAGAGTGATCCACACGTTTGTTTGTAAGCAGCTTCTGACCTCGAATCTTCATGAGCTGTGGTTCCATTATGCTAGAAGGCCTCTCAGATTTTCAATGCAAGAGTTCTATGCGATCACTGGTCTGAAGTATGAAGACGACGAGCCTGACTTGGATATTGATAATTGGAAATATGATAAAGGGTTTTGGGCAAAGTTGCTAAGGAGAAAAGGAAAAATTTCCTTAGAGGAAATCAGGAAGGTGCATCTGAAGAATTGTAATACATGGTCTCGTGTAGATAGGCTGAGGATGGTGTATTTGTGTGTGATCTGTGGTATAATTATGGCGAAGAATGAGAGGGTTGCCATCCCACACAAGTACATCAAGCTGGTGATGGATTTCGAGAAGATGAGGAAATATCCATGGGGTCTTCACTCCTTTGATATGCTGGTGACTTCTATTATCGAAGCTAGGGATAAAGTGAAGACTCAGAACAGCTATGTTTTAGATGGGTTCTCTTATGCATTTCAGATTTGGTTGATGGAGGCTATTCCAGACATTGGGTCGCTTTTGGGTCAGAAACTCCAACAAGGCGTGACTAGCATGAGATGCAGGAATTGGAAAGGCTCTGCCAAGGTTTCCTATGATGATATTACTAGCTTAGAGTCTACTTTTGGATCCACT gGAGATGTGTTTCCATATTTATCTTCCACTGGAAGTTACAATGTCGTTTTAGGTGAGGAGTTTAAACGAGCTTCTGAGATGAAGGATGAAAGAGTCGATCTGGTGATGGAGATGATCGAAAAGAAATATGATTGGAGTAAGCATGAGTGGGGTTTCAAGGAAACTGTAGAGCCATTTGTGGACAGTTCTGATGAAGCTCCTTCTGGCAGTCGAGCATCTGCTCCTTCTCGTACTCGAGCTACTGGTCCTTCTGGCAGTCGAGCTTCTGCTCCTTCTCGCAGTGGTGGTCCTGCAAATGCTGCGAAGACAAGGTCTCAGACAAAGGTAAACAAGAAGTAG
- the LOC108821540 gene encoding uncharacterized protein LOC108821540: protein MGSINGEKNNYMCSGLKILRKQNSLRKKKSEERLTQEKRRGLGFGNCKHPKMGKQEVSSSIHEHPLLPFTRFVVGSCKQCGSREYIYGGYCCNELGCEHVVFHKECGDPLLEINHSSHPDHPLKLFICDDKGFSCSLCGEPQSRFGYSCSICDFKLGLDCARREAPLHILEKPSVHEHPLELCHSSKVVADYTSARFCQVCHCLCTYNWYMCVQCKLSFHLHCATFRPEAYHTSHPKHSLKFFAPEEAPTYADKECILCRNRLYGGVHHCDVCNFSICGDCMKNPPPLGVVSLTTHEHQLHLVPRHIEFTCNACGTTGDRSPYFCLQCNFMIHRECIDLPRVININRHDHRVSYTRRLGHGEWKCRVCRKKVDGFYGVYTCAKCPTFAGHARCATREDVWDMVELEGTPEEEEIVPFEVIDDNTIRHFSHDHNLRINKDGEILQENILCEACTFQICSEPFFRCQQCSFILHTKCANLPRKKRHVCSNFPFMLQTNTDAKTSQCIRCYNHFSGFRLSTVSESLFLAL from the exons ATGGGATCTATCAACggggaaaaaaataattatatgtgcTCTGGCCTTAAAATATTGCGAAAGCAAAActcattaagaaaaaaaaaatcagaagaaagattaacacaagagaagagaagaggttTGGGTTTTGGGAATTGTAAACATCCAAAAATGGGGAAACAAGAGGTATCATCATCAATTCACGAGCATCCTTTGTTACCCTTTACTCGATTTGTTGTAGGTAGTTGTAAACAGTGTGGGTCACGTGAATACATTTACGGAGGGTATTGTTGCAATGAGTTGGGATGTGAACATGTTGTGTTTCACAAAGAGTGTGGTGATCCCTTGCTAGAAATCAACCACTCTTCCCATCCCGACCATCCTCTCAAATTGTTCATCTGTGATGATAAGGGGTTTTCATGCAGTTTATGCGGGGAACCTCAATCCCGTTTTGGATATTCTTGTTCAATCTGTGATTTCAAGTTGGGTCTCGACTGTGCAAGGCGAGAAGCCCCACTTCATATTCTTGAGAAGCCCAGCGTACACGAGCATCCACTTGAACTCTGCCATTCTTCAAAGGTTGTTGCTGACTACACGTCCGCGAGATTTTGCCAAGTGTGCCATTGTCTATGCACTTACAATTGGTATATGTGTGTTCAGTGCAAATTGTCCTTTCATTTACATTGTGCCACTTTCCGTCCAGAGGCGTACCACACTTCCCATCCCAAACACTCACTCAAATTCTTTGCGCCTGAAGAAGCACCTACTTATGCTGACAAGGAATGCATACTTTGCAGAAATAGATTATATGGAGGAGTTCACCACTGTGATGTTTGCAACTTCAGCATATGCGGAGACTGCATGAAAAACCCACCACCACTCGGTGTTGTAAGTCTAACGACACATGAGCATCAACTCCATCTTGTTCCTAGACACATCGAATTCACTTGCAATGCTTGTGGGACGACTGGTGACCGAAGCCCTTATTTCTGTCTTCAATGCAATTTCATGATTCATCGAGAATGTATCGATCTACCACGCGTCATAAACATCAACCGCCACGATCACCGCGTCTCTTACACTCGTCGCCTTGGTCATGGAGAGTGGAAATGCAGAGTTTGCCGTAAGAAAGTGGATGGGTTCTATGGAGTGTATACTTGCGCCAAATGTCCTACTTTTGCTGGTCATGCACGATGTGCAACGAGGGAAGATGTGTGGGACATGGTAGAGCTGGAAGGGAcaccggaagaagaggaaattGTGCCTTTCGAGGTGATTGATGATAACACGATAAGACATTTCAGCCATGATCATAACTTACGAATCAACAAGGATGGTGAGATCCTACAAGAAAACATCCTTTGTGAAGCGTGCACATTCCAGATTTGTTCAGAACCATTCTTCCGTTGTCAGCAATGCAGTTTCATTCTCCACACAAAATGCGCTAACCTACCTCGAAAGAAACGGCATGTCTGCAGCAATTTTCCTTTTATGCTACAAACAAATACAGACGCCAAAACTTCTCAATGTATACGTTGCTATAATCATTTCAGCGGTTTCAG gctctcGACCGTATCGGAATCATTGTtcttggcgttgtga